A single window of Paenibacillus sp. SYP-B4298 DNA harbors:
- a CDS encoding polysaccharide deacetylase family protein, whose translation MGKIMLCFPQGRYKALTMSYDDGVFADRRLVALFNQHGIKGTFHLNSGLFGSSGRLTGEEAAALYEGHEISAHTLTHPTIARCPKELLVHEIMEDRKRLEQLAGYTVRGMSYPNGSYTTQIKKLLPGLGIEYARVVQTTGGFDMPDDWHEWRPTCHHNDRLLDRLQTFLELDRPQYLFLMNVWGHSYEFDGDHNWELIESFCEQAGGVESIWYATNIELVDYMKSFDALKFSAALDVVYNPSAASVWLSVDGAIVEAKGGCQTRLC comes from the coding sequence ATGGGTAAAATCATGCTGTGCTTCCCGCAAGGCAGATATAAGGCGCTGACGATGAGCTATGACGATGGTGTTTTCGCGGACAGAAGATTGGTTGCGTTATTCAATCAGCATGGCATCAAGGGAACGTTCCATCTGAATAGCGGCTTGTTCGGGAGCAGCGGCAGGCTAACTGGCGAGGAAGCGGCAGCCTTGTATGAGGGTCATGAGATTTCGGCACATACCTTGACGCATCCGACGATCGCGCGCTGTCCGAAGGAGCTGCTGGTACACGAGATTATGGAGGATCGCAAAAGACTCGAGCAATTGGCGGGCTACACGGTGCGCGGCATGAGCTATCCGAACGGCTCCTACACGACGCAGATCAAGAAGCTGCTCCCAGGGCTGGGAATCGAATACGCGCGCGTGGTGCAGACAACTGGCGGCTTCGACATGCCGGATGACTGGCATGAATGGCGGCCGACCTGCCATCACAATGACCGACTGCTGGATCGGCTGCAGACCTTCCTTGAACTGGATCGGCCGCAATATTTGTTCCTCATGAACGTATGGGGGCACAGCTATGAATTTGACGGGGATCACAACTGGGAGCTGATCGAATCATTCTGCGAGCAAGCTGGCGGTGTTGAATCGATCTGGTACGCGACGAACATCGAGCTGGTGGATTACATGAAATCATTTGATGCTCTGAAATTCTCCGCTGCTCTGGATGTCGTATATAACCCCTCGGCTGCGAGCGTCTGGCTCAGCGTCGATGGAGCAATCGTAGAGGCAAAGGGCGGGTGTCAGACAAGGCTCTGCTAG
- a CDS encoding peptidylprolyl isomerase, translated as MAKQAKITLANGGEVLIDLFDQDAPNTVANFEKLANEGFYNGLVFHRVIPGFVAQGGCPQGTGTGGPGYQINCEINPNKHERGTLAMAHAGRNTGGSQFYICYQPQPHLDGQHTVFGKVTKGMEFVDAFQGRDKMEKVEIIEN; from the coding sequence ATGGCAAAGCAAGCGAAAATTACCTTGGCAAATGGCGGCGAGGTGCTGATTGACCTGTTCGATCAGGATGCGCCGAATACGGTTGCCAATTTCGAGAAGCTGGCAAATGAGGGCTTCTACAATGGTCTGGTATTTCACCGTGTAATTCCAGGCTTCGTCGCTCAAGGCGGTTGCCCGCAAGGAACGGGAACAGGTGGCCCAGGCTACCAGATCAACTGCGAGATCAACCCGAACAAGCATGAGCGTGGCACGCTGGCTATGGCGCATGCGGGTCGCAATACCGGTGGCAGCCAATTCTACATCTGCTACCAGCCACAGCCGCATCTGGACGGCCAGCATACTGTATTTGGCAAAGTGACGAAGGGCATGGAGTTCGTCGATGCTTTCCAAGGCCGTGACAAGATGGAGAAGGTTGAGATCATCGAGAACTAA
- the lysA gene encoding diaminopimelate decarboxylase — protein MYLHGTSKINEQGHLEIGGNDVTKLAAEFGTPLYIVDEALVRQRAREYVEAFNASGLKFQVAYASKAFCVMAMCALAEEEGMSLDVVSDGELHTALQAGFPVERIHFHGNNKTVDEINMALDANIGCFVVDNFIELDLLNELAGAKGKRVKILLRITPGVEAHTHDYISTGQQDSKFGFDLGNGSAYRAIQEGLKLNHLEILGVHSHIGSQIFEVEGFRMAVDKVTAFAVQVRDELGLTFQVVNLGGGFGIRYTDEDKPLPLGEYVKAITDAIISNFTHAGYPLPEIWVEPGRSIVGDAGTTLYTVGTSKDIPGIRKYIAVDGGMTDNPRPALYESKYDAILANRANEPVSETVSVAGKCCESGDMLIWDLELPAVHKDDLLAVFCTGAYNYAMASNYNRIRRPAVVFVKDGQADLVVKRESFENIVGNDLIPSRLKKTSVGN, from the coding sequence ATGTACTTACATGGAACGAGCAAAATTAATGAACAGGGCCATCTCGAAATCGGCGGCAATGATGTAACGAAGCTGGCTGCCGAATTCGGAACGCCCCTTTATATTGTCGACGAGGCGCTCGTGCGTCAACGCGCCCGCGAATATGTGGAGGCATTCAATGCCTCGGGCCTGAAGTTCCAGGTAGCCTATGCGAGCAAGGCCTTCTGTGTGATGGCGATGTGCGCGCTGGCAGAGGAAGAAGGCATGTCGCTTGACGTTGTATCCGATGGTGAACTGCATACAGCGCTCCAGGCTGGTTTCCCAGTGGAACGCATCCACTTCCATGGCAACAACAAAACCGTTGACGAAATCAATATGGCGCTGGATGCCAATATCGGCTGCTTCGTAGTTGATAACTTCATCGAGCTGGATCTGCTCAATGAGCTTGCTGGAGCGAAGGGCAAGCGCGTGAAGATTCTGCTCCGCATTACGCCAGGGGTAGAGGCGCATACGCATGACTATATTTCTACGGGCCAGCAAGATTCCAAATTCGGCTTTGATCTGGGCAATGGTTCCGCATATCGCGCCATTCAAGAAGGATTGAAGCTGAATCATCTGGAAATTCTCGGCGTTCATTCGCATATCGGCTCCCAGATTTTTGAAGTAGAAGGCTTCCGTATGGCTGTCGATAAAGTAACAGCCTTTGCGGTGCAGGTGCGCGATGAGCTGGGCTTGACCTTCCAGGTGGTTAATCTGGGCGGCGGCTTCGGCATCCGTTATACCGATGAAGACAAGCCGCTTCCGCTAGGTGAATATGTGAAGGCGATCACGGATGCCATCATCTCCAACTTTACCCACGCTGGCTACCCGCTGCCGGAGATCTGGGTAGAGCCGGGCCGCAGCATCGTCGGCGATGCTGGCACAACGCTCTATACAGTAGGTACCAGCAAGGACATTCCAGGCATCCGCAAATATATCGCAGTGGACGGCGGCATGACCGACAATCCGCGTCCGGCGCTGTATGAATCCAAGTACGATGCCATCCTGGCGAACCGCGCCAATGAGCCTGTATCCGAGACCGTATCTGTCGCAGGCAAATGCTGCGAGAGTGGTGATATGCTGATCTGGGATCTGGAGCTGCCCGCTGTCCATAAGGACGACCTGCTGGCTGTATTCTGTACTGGCGCATACAACTATGCCATGGCTAGCAACTACAACCGTATTCGCCGGCCAGCCGTTGTCTTCGTGAAGGATGGACAGGCTGATCTGGTAGTGAAACGCGAATCGTTCGAGAACATTGTAGGCAATGACTTGATCCCTAGTCGTCTCAAAAAAACTTCTGTGGGCAACTAA
- a CDS encoding spore germination protein, producing the protein MREWNTGNNDGGHTPPHGQPGAMPAHERDRMVQPDAAEAHNSQEGEGAKATEGNRQRSREQSSQPVWAVDASWPGALQDGQQQDSVNQNQSAGQHQGGSPKRGGAQDDRHEKRQPVPHKLDDFRQLLEKSVGLGDSFDVVAREMTFGKRRTSLFFINGFVKDVVLTEVLKRLTYLTPEQVSSDALHAFFELYVPAVQVTAEHDFDKVVDAVLAGSTALFIEDEGTALIIDAKQFPARSPDEPTLERVVRGSRDGFVETLMVNVTLVRRRLRDPGLRYEIMKIGRRTQTDVCIAYINDIANPKLVESIKGKLENVELDGLPMADKQLEEATVKRGWNPYPLVRYSERPDVVASHLLEGNVAVFVDTTPSVMILPTTFFDLVQHAEENRQTPFIGTFLRWVRFLGILASLFLLPLWFLYVLQPELKPAALAFIGPSELGRLPLVLQFVLAELGVDLMRMASVHTPTPLATAMSLIAAILIGDVAVKTGLFINEVILYMAVAAIGMFATPSYELGLANRIVRLLLIIAVAVLHVPGFMLVSTLAFIVLVMERSYNRPYMWPLIPFDARALWSILLRVPVLHNRTRPNLLQPQQLNKMPPKK; encoded by the coding sequence TTGAGAGAGTGGAATACAGGCAATAATGACGGTGGACATACACCTCCTCATGGACAGCCCGGTGCTATGCCAGCCCATGAGAGAGATCGCATGGTCCAACCAGATGCTGCGGAAGCACACAACAGCCAGGAAGGAGAGGGGGCGAAGGCAACGGAAGGGAACCGTCAACGGAGCCGGGAGCAGAGCAGCCAGCCCGTATGGGCAGTCGATGCCTCTTGGCCAGGCGCGCTTCAGGACGGTCAGCAGCAGGATAGCGTGAATCAGAACCAGAGCGCCGGACAGCATCAAGGGGGCTCGCCCAAGCGTGGCGGGGCGCAGGATGACCGACATGAGAAGCGTCAGCCTGTTCCGCATAAGCTGGATGATTTTCGGCAGTTGCTGGAGAAGAGCGTGGGGCTAGGCGACAGCTTCGACGTCGTAGCCAGAGAGATGACCTTTGGCAAGCGCAGAACGTCGCTGTTTTTCATAAACGGCTTTGTCAAGGATGTGGTGCTAACCGAGGTGCTTAAGCGGTTAACGTATTTGACTCCTGAGCAGGTTTCCTCCGATGCGCTGCATGCATTCTTTGAGCTGTACGTGCCGGCTGTTCAGGTAACGGCTGAGCATGATTTTGACAAGGTGGTGGATGCGGTGCTGGCAGGCAGCACCGCATTGTTCATCGAGGATGAAGGAACAGCGCTCATTATTGACGCCAAGCAGTTCCCGGCCCGTTCGCCCGATGAGCCTACGCTGGAGAGGGTCGTCAGAGGCAGCCGCGACGGCTTCGTCGAAACATTGATGGTCAATGTGACGCTGGTGCGGCGCCGGCTGCGTGATCCGGGTCTGCGCTACGAGATTATGAAGATCGGAAGACGGACGCAGACGGATGTATGCATTGCCTATATTAACGACATCGCAAACCCGAAGCTGGTGGAGTCGATTAAGGGCAAGCTGGAAAATGTTGAACTGGATGGACTGCCGATGGCTGACAAGCAACTGGAGGAGGCAACGGTGAAGCGGGGATGGAACCCCTATCCGCTCGTGCGTTACTCCGAGCGCCCTGATGTGGTCGCCTCGCATTTGCTGGAGGGGAATGTAGCGGTCTTTGTGGACACGACGCCCAGTGTGATGATCTTGCCGACAACCTTTTTTGACCTGGTGCAGCATGCAGAGGAAAACCGTCAGACCCCGTTTATTGGCACCTTTCTGCGCTGGGTGCGGTTTCTGGGCATTCTCGCCTCATTGTTTCTGCTGCCCCTATGGTTTTTGTATGTGCTCCAGCCGGAGCTTAAGCCGGCGGCGCTCGCCTTTATCGGCCCGAGCGAGCTTGGGCGGCTGCCGCTCGTGCTGCAGTTTGTGCTGGCGGAGCTGGGGGTGGATCTGATGCGGATGGCATCGGTGCATACACCGACTCCGCTGGCGACTGCGATGTCGCTGATTGCAGCGATTTTAATTGGCGATGTAGCCGTCAAGACGGGGCTGTTCATTAATGAGGTCATCCTATATATGGCTGTAGCAGCCATCGGGATGTTCGCTACACCTAGCTATGAGCTTGGCCTGGCGAACCGGATTGTGCGACTGCTGCTCATCATTGCAGTTGCCGTGCTCCATGTTCCCGGCTTCATGCTCGTATCCACGCTGGCGTTCATCGTGCTGGTCATGGAGCGGTCCTATAACCGTCCATACATGTGGCCGCTCATTCCATTTGATGCCAGGGCCTTGTGGAGCATCTTGCTGCGCGTGCCGGTTTTGCATAATCGCACACGTCCCAACCTGCTGCAGCCTCAGCAGCTTAACAAGATGCCTCCCAAAAAATAG
- a CDS encoding stage V sporulation protein AB: MTELLLGMFVALLGLGGGLAVGSGMVALLVVFDLIPRLAQLANAYQKSVWFESALVAGSVYWSLADFLDWSLRLPLHALPLAGMGLLDGIFIGMLAAALTEVMNVLPILAKRLQLGTFIQALVMSMVLGKVLGSLFDWLVYQW, translated from the coding sequence ATGACTGAGCTGCTGCTGGGGATGTTTGTTGCACTGCTGGGGCTGGGAGGCGGGCTTGCCGTCGGTAGCGGCATGGTAGCTCTGCTAGTCGTGTTCGATCTGATCCCGAGATTGGCCCAACTGGCCAACGCCTATCAGAAGTCCGTCTGGTTCGAATCTGCACTGGTCGCCGGTTCGGTCTACTGGTCGCTGGCAGACTTTCTGGACTGGAGCCTCCGATTGCCGCTTCATGCACTGCCTCTGGCGGGAATGGGGCTGCTGGACGGCATATTTATCGGGATGCTCGCTGCGGCGCTGACTGAAGTCATGAATGTATTGCCGATTCTGGCCAAACGGCTGCAATTGGGCACGTTCATTCAGGCGCTCGTCATGTCGATGGTGCTCGGCAAGGTGCTGGGCTCGCTGTTTGATTGGCTCGTGTATCAATGGTAA
- a CDS encoding stage V sporulation protein AA, which produces MEAVGSSTLYLRLRKRITIRPGEAVTLGQAARLLLHTPLAQTLGKLELYRHRPEDGNRYVIDILHIIQTIREAYPELMIEPYGDPQVLVMISPKPQKPRKVVLIFAWLLLFFGAGLAIMNFHADVSMKEVHQRISELVTGKRQEHPLWFQIPYSLGIGLGMVLFFNHLFRKRLNDEPNPLELEMYMYQENVNTYVIAEEMGKKQRNEKQQRQADD; this is translated from the coding sequence ATGGAAGCTGTGGGGAGCTCAACTTTATATTTGCGTCTGCGCAAGCGGATTACGATACGTCCAGGAGAAGCGGTCACCTTGGGACAAGCAGCACGGCTGCTGCTGCATACTCCGTTGGCTCAAACGCTTGGCAAGCTGGAGCTATATCGGCATCGTCCTGAGGACGGCAATCGGTATGTCATTGATATTCTGCATATTATTCAGACGATTCGAGAGGCTTATCCTGAACTGATGATTGAGCCTTATGGCGACCCGCAGGTGTTGGTCATGATCAGTCCCAAGCCGCAGAAGCCTCGAAAGGTTGTACTTATCTTTGCTTGGCTGCTGTTGTTTTTTGGTGCAGGGCTGGCGATTATGAATTTTCATGCGGATGTCAGTATGAAGGAGGTGCACCAGCGCATATCAGAGCTGGTAACGGGGAAACGTCAGGAGCACCCGCTCTGGTTTCAAATCCCTTATTCGCTCGGTATTGGCCTTGGGATGGTACTGTTCTTCAATCACCTGTTCCGCAAACGTCTGAATGATGAACCGAATCCGCTGGAGCTGGAGATGTACATGTATCAGGAAAACGTCAATACGTATGTAATCGCAGAGGAAATGGGCAAAAAACAGCGCAACGAAAAACAACAGCGGCAGGCCGATGACTGA
- the sigF gene encoding RNA polymerase sporulation sigma factor SigF encodes MEVDMKQASQTYLNDTEVKRLILLSQSGDTIARDTLVQCNIRLVWSVVQRFMNRGYDPEDLFQIGCIGLLKSVDKFDLSYDVKFSTYAVPMIIGEIQRFLRDDGTLKVSRSLKELANKVRKTKDELSKVHGRQPTIKEVAQQLGISPEDVVFAQEANKPPTSIHETVFENDGDPITLMDQISDDSQEKWFDKLALNEAIGTLSERERLIVYLRYYRDQTQSEVAARLGISQVQVSRLEKKILQCIKDQIAQ; translated from the coding sequence ATGGAAGTCGATATGAAGCAAGCATCGCAAACCTATCTGAACGATACGGAAGTGAAACGGCTTATACTGCTCAGCCAGTCTGGTGATACGATAGCCAGGGATACCCTCGTCCAATGCAATATCCGTCTGGTCTGGTCCGTGGTTCAGCGGTTTATGAACCGCGGCTATGATCCGGAGGATCTGTTCCAGATTGGTTGCATCGGCTTGCTCAAATCGGTTGATAAATTTGACCTCTCCTATGATGTCAAGTTTTCAACCTATGCAGTGCCGATGATTATCGGGGAGATTCAGCGATTTCTACGGGATGATGGGACACTCAAGGTAAGCCGCTCATTGAAGGAGCTGGCGAACAAGGTTCGAAAGACGAAGGATGAGCTCTCCAAGGTACATGGCAGGCAGCCGACGATCAAGGAGGTTGCTCAGCAGCTCGGCATCTCGCCGGAGGATGTCGTCTTTGCCCAGGAAGCGAACAAGCCGCCGACCTCGATTCATGAGACTGTGTTCGAGAATGATGGCGATCCCATCACGCTGATGGATCAAATCTCGGATGATTCACAGGAAAAATGGTTTGACAAGCTCGCGTTGAACGAAGCGATCGGCACCCTGTCCGAACGCGAACGGCTTATCGTCTATCTGCGATATTACCGTGACCAGACACAATCAGAGGTGGCTGCGCGGCTAGGCATCTCCCAGGTGCAGGTGTCACGGCTGGAAAAGAAAATATTGCAATGCATTAAAGATCAGATCGCACAGTAA
- the spoIIAB gene encoding anti-sigma F factor has translation MSGTNFMTLSFSSRSENEAFARVAVAAFISQLDPTIEELNDLKTVVSEAVTNSIIHGYDSDPEGIVTIEASIDGDTVSITVIDKGNGIEDLELARQPLYTSKPELERSGMGFTIMENFMDRFEVTSSQEHGTRISMMKRIESKKALYN, from the coding sequence ATGAGTGGAACGAACTTTATGACGCTGTCGTTCTCCAGCAGATCGGAGAATGAAGCTTTTGCACGGGTAGCAGTTGCTGCTTTTATCTCTCAACTGGACCCTACCATTGAGGAGTTGAATGATCTGAAGACCGTCGTTTCAGAAGCCGTAACCAATTCGATAATTCATGGCTATGATAGCGATCCGGAAGGCATTGTGACGATCGAGGCGTCTATTGACGGGGATACCGTGTCCATTACGGTAATAGACAAGGGGAATGGAATCGAGGATCTGGAATTAGCCAGACAGCCGCTGTACACCTCGAAGCCGGAGCTGGAGCGCTCAGGCATGGGCTTTACGATTATGGAAAACTTTATGGACCGGTTTGAAGTGACCAGCTCGCAGGAGCATGGGACGCGCATTTCGATGATGAAGCGAATCGAATCAAAAAAAGCGCTCTACAATTAG
- the spoIIAA gene encoding anti-sigma F factor antagonist, protein MSLQVELEHYRNVLIVRLRGELDHHTADTVKLKMEEAILRGSSDHVILSLKELVFMDSSGLGVILGRYKLLKSRGGKMVVCDVNASVYRLLELSGLFKILTIHDDERMALSSLEVVS, encoded by the coding sequence ATGAGTCTTCAGGTTGAGCTGGAGCATTACCGCAATGTGCTGATTGTCCGCTTGCGGGGGGAGCTCGATCACCATACGGCGGATACGGTGAAGCTAAAAATGGAGGAAGCCATTCTCCGCGGAAGCAGTGATCATGTCATTCTTAGTTTGAAGGAGCTCGTCTTCATGGACAGCTCGGGTCTGGGAGTCATCCTGGGTCGCTACAAGCTGCTCAAAAGCCGAGGCGGTAAAATGGTCGTATGCGATGTGAATGCCAGCGTATACCGCCTGCTTGAGCTGTCTGGACTGTTCAAGATCCTGACAATTCATGATGACGAGCGGATGGCGCTCTCAAGTCTGGAGGTCGTATCATGA
- a CDS encoding D-alanyl-D-alanine carboxypeptidase family protein: MKKTYWYKVMMLGLAALLLFPAAVMAEEAVPSETPDLAPSARSAILLDADSGTVIYEKNSHDRLPPASITKVMTMLLIMEAIDSEQIKWTDKVVTSEYAASMGGSQIFLEPGEEMTVEELLKGIAMASGNDASVAMAEKIAGTEEAFVKRMNERAQELGLKNTHFVNCNGLPAENHYSSAYDIAIMSRELLKHQEITQYTGQYQDYLRKDSEKPFWLVNTNKLVRFYSGADGLKTGYTSEAKFCLTATAVRDSLRVVGVVMGEPNTKTRNAEVGKMFDYSFAQYMNHPIFKAGDQLGSVAVEKGETNELPIAAKHPYSVLLKKGSATDNIRHELTINSPLKAPLAAGQVIGKLTVYQGDKVLAQFDVESPGNVAKASWWTLIKRTAAQLFS; the protein is encoded by the coding sequence ATGAAGAAAACATATTGGTATAAAGTGATGATGCTAGGTTTAGCTGCCTTGCTGCTGTTCCCAGCAGCGGTTATGGCCGAGGAGGCGGTGCCTAGTGAGACCCCAGATCTGGCGCCATCTGCCCGTTCGGCCATATTGCTTGATGCGGACAGTGGAACGGTAATCTATGAGAAGAACAGCCATGACCGACTCCCGCCGGCGAGCATTACGAAGGTGATGACGATGCTGCTCATCATGGAAGCGATCGATTCGGAGCAGATCAAATGGACGGACAAGGTCGTTACAAGTGAATATGCCGCATCCATGGGCGGCTCGCAGATTTTTCTGGAGCCGGGCGAGGAGATGACGGTAGAGGAGCTGCTCAAGGGAATCGCGATGGCTTCAGGCAATGATGCTTCGGTGGCGATGGCCGAGAAAATCGCCGGTACAGAGGAAGCCTTCGTCAAACGGATGAACGAGCGGGCACAAGAGCTGGGACTGAAAAATACCCACTTTGTCAACTGCAACGGGCTGCCAGCAGAGAACCATTATTCCTCCGCTTATGATATTGCCATCATGTCCAGAGAGCTGCTCAAGCATCAGGAGATTACCCAATATACCGGACAGTATCAGGACTACCTGCGCAAAGATTCGGAGAAGCCGTTCTGGCTGGTTAATACGAACAAGCTGGTTCGCTTCTATAGTGGGGCGGATGGGCTGAAGACTGGATATACCAGTGAAGCAAAGTTTTGCCTGACTGCAACTGCAGTGCGTGATTCGTTGCGCGTAGTGGGTGTCGTCATGGGGGAACCGAATACTAAGACTCGCAATGCCGAGGTAGGCAAAATGTTCGATTATTCATTTGCCCAATATATGAACCATCCGATCTTCAAGGCTGGCGACCAGTTGGGAAGCGTGGCTGTGGAGAAGGGCGAAACAAACGAGCTGCCGATTGCGGCAAAGCATCCATACAGTGTATTGCTTAAAAAGGGAAGCGCGACAGATAACATCCGGCATGAGTTGACCATCAACAGCCCGCTTAAGGCGCCGCTAGCGGCAGGTCAAGTCATCGGCAAGCTGACGGTGTATCAAGGGGATAAAGTGCTTGCGCAATTCGATGTTGAGTCGCCGGGCAATGTAGCCAAGGCAAGCTGGTGGACGCTGATCAAGCGCACCGCGGCACAGTTGTTCTCCTAG
- a CDS encoding aspartyl-phosphate phosphatase Spo0E family protein: protein MDKLGTAQLEKLRGQMVATATRKQSLLHREVLLLSEMLDQIIIKAQKEKCASRKT, encoded by the coding sequence ATGGACAAGTTGGGTACGGCGCAGCTTGAGAAGCTGCGTGGTCAGATGGTGGCTACCGCCACACGTAAGCAGTCGCTGCTGCATCGGGAGGTGTTGCTGCTAAGTGAAATGCTGGACCAGATTATTATCAAAGCGCAAAAGGAAAAATGCGCCAGCCGTAAAACGTAG
- a CDS encoding purine-nucleoside phosphorylase, producing the protein MNQMTVSQIREAAAYIASVAPQSPEIGLIMGSGLGVLGDYIEEATVIPYDAIPHFPVSTVEGHAGELMVGKLAGRTVVLMRGRFHMYEGYGPELTAFPVRVMKALGVKQLVVTNAAGGINTGYQPGDLMIITDHINLTGRNPLIGPNDEELGPRFPDMSEAYSRRLGAIAKTEAGKLGFELREGVYVGVLGPSYETPAEIRMMRTMGADAVGMSTIAEVIAARHSGVEVLGISCISNMASGILDQPLSHQEVMETTEKVKSQFLGLVLAVIPSL; encoded by the coding sequence ATGAATCAAATGACAGTGTCCCAAATTCGCGAGGCTGCCGCTTATATTGCATCCGTGGCTCCGCAGAGCCCGGAGATCGGCTTGATTATGGGCTCGGGCCTTGGTGTTCTGGGCGACTATATTGAAGAAGCAACCGTTATCCCCTATGATGCTATTCCTCACTTCCCGGTCTCGACCGTCGAAGGACATGCCGGTGAGCTGATGGTGGGCAAGCTGGCCGGGCGAACTGTTGTGCTGATGCGCGGTCGGTTTCATATGTATGAAGGATATGGGCCAGAGCTGACGGCGTTCCCTGTGCGTGTGATGAAGGCACTGGGAGTGAAGCAACTGGTGGTAACCAATGCCGCGGGCGGGATCAATACAGGCTATCAGCCGGGCGATCTGATGATCATTACCGATCATATCAACTTAACGGGTCGCAATCCGCTTATTGGTCCCAATGACGAGGAGCTCGGACCGCGCTTCCCGGATATGTCGGAGGCTTATAGCAGACGTCTTGGCGCCATTGCTAAGACGGAGGCGGGCAAGCTGGGCTTCGAGCTGCGCGAAGGCGTGTATGTCGGGGTGCTGGGGCCTTCGTATGAGACGCCTGCCGAGATTCGGATGATGCGAACGATGGGCGCCGACGCTGTGGGCATGTCCACGATTGCGGAGGTCATTGCAGCTCGTCACAGCGGTGTAGAGGTACTGGGCATCTCCTGCATCAGCAATATGGCTTCAGGCATACTGGATCAGCCATTATCTCATCAGGAGGTTATGGAGACGACTGAGAAGGTAAAATCTCAATTTTTAGGGCTTGTACTCGCCGTTATACCTTCGCTCTAA
- the xerD gene encoding site-specific tyrosine recombinase XerD, with protein sequence MRSYAVQFMEHLRDDRGLSANTLQSYERDLHTFLVEMQRQGLEEAATVQKHHLSMYLHTMKQQGKAAATISRSLVALRAFFQYLVALDLLSKDPTLGLEAPRLDKRRPGVLTVEEMVRLLDSPPLDSPGGLRDKAMLELLYATGIRVSELTALTLDQLNVSLRFIRCIGQGGRERIIPLGQHATEAIRIYLEKGRPQLLRADKHAETLFVNRQGTPLSRQGFWKIIKKYAHESGISTPITPHTLRHSFAVHLLDNGADLRSVQEMLGHSDISTTQVYLQFHKAPMKEVYERSHPRSRG encoded by the coding sequence ATGAGGTCATACGCAGTACAGTTTATGGAGCATCTGCGCGATGACCGCGGCTTGTCCGCTAACACGCTGCAGTCCTATGAGCGCGACCTGCATACATTTTTGGTTGAGATGCAACGTCAGGGGCTGGAGGAAGCGGCTACTGTACAAAAGCATCATTTGTCGATGTACCTGCATACCATGAAGCAGCAAGGCAAGGCAGCGGCGACCATCTCACGCAGTCTGGTTGCGCTGCGGGCGTTCTTTCAATACTTGGTGGCTCTCGACCTGCTCAGCAAGGACCCGACACTTGGTCTGGAAGCACCAAGACTTGATAAGCGTCGGCCAGGCGTGCTAACCGTAGAGGAGATGGTGCGGCTGCTCGATTCGCCGCCGCTAGACTCGCCGGGCGGATTGCGCGACAAGGCCATGCTGGAATTGCTGTATGCCACCGGCATTCGCGTGTCGGAGTTGACCGCACTGACGCTTGACCAGTTGAATGTGTCGCTTCGTTTTATCCGCTGTATCGGTCAGGGGGGGCGAGAGCGTATTATTCCGCTCGGTCAGCATGCGACAGAAGCCATCCGTATCTATCTGGAGAAGGGTAGACCTCAATTGCTTCGAGCGGACAAGCATGCTGAGACCTTATTCGTCAATCGTCAGGGAACGCCGCTCAGCCGTCAAGGATTCTGGAAAATTATTAAAAAATATGCGCATGAGTCCGGCATCAGCACTCCAATTACGCCGCATACCCTCAGGCATTCCTTTGCGGTGCATCTGCTGGATAATGGAGCGGATCTAAGAAGCGTGCAGGAGATGCTTGGGCATTCTGATATTTCTACAACACAGGTTTATCTGCAATTTCACAAGGCACCGATGAAAGAAGTGTATGAGCGCTCCCATCCCCGATCGAGAGGCTGA
- a CDS encoding DUF4227 family protein — translation MMVVSLRKTAARLLFLILFVLLTLIVFGGYRYLMVKLMLMDDPYEAPRGQAVKVFQPDEAAFGEATVKERLRWFYLFGE, via the coding sequence ATGATGGTCGTTTCATTACGAAAAACGGCAGCCCGGCTGCTCTTTCTCATATTGTTTGTGTTGTTGACCCTTATCGTATTTGGAGGATACCGCTATCTGATGGTGAAGCTCATGCTGATGGATGATCCCTATGAGGCGCCGCGTGGACAAGCGGTCAAGGTGTTTCAACCAGATGAGGCGGCATTTGGTGAGGCGACTGTCAAGGAGCGGCTGCGCTGGTTTTATTTATTTGGCGAATAG